The Comamonas sp. GB3 AK4-5 genome includes a region encoding these proteins:
- a CDS encoding AAA family ATPase: MWNWKQIQALVPQPEAAGWGAVDFAACLATFPLLEQAKTTPQDPIYHAEGDVWTHTQMVVQALLDDAAYAELAPAERETVFLAALLHDVAKCRTTVVGEDGRISQPGHSRKGALDARLLLWEAGAPVLQREAICRLIAVHQVPFFAFGMSRSGQSPEFILRELSWQVDLHLLCMLARADILGRICPDVEGVLLNIALLRELALEEDCLRSPRRFASAETALRYFRGAQLHPDYALHEAPGSDVIVMCGLPASGKNTWVAEHHADRPVVSFDDARAELGLRHGQNDGAAAHRAVDKAKALLRSHAPFVWNATHLSRQMRGKTLDLCLAYGARVQLVHLEASKSELLARNRARDTTLSNAALLAMLGRWEVPLPTEAHGLSLLTA, from the coding sequence ATGTGGAACTGGAAACAGATTCAAGCCCTGGTGCCCCAGCCAGAAGCAGCAGGATGGGGAGCGGTGGACTTTGCCGCCTGCCTGGCCACATTTCCCCTGCTGGAGCAGGCTAAGACCACGCCCCAGGACCCGATCTACCACGCCGAAGGCGATGTGTGGACCCATACGCAAATGGTGGTCCAAGCCTTGCTGGACGATGCGGCCTATGCCGAGCTTGCGCCCGCCGAGCGCGAGACCGTGTTCCTGGCCGCGCTGCTGCACGATGTGGCCAAGTGCCGCACCACGGTGGTGGGGGAAGACGGGCGCATCAGCCAGCCCGGCCATTCACGCAAGGGGGCGCTGGATGCCCGCCTCCTGCTGTGGGAGGCTGGAGCCCCCGTGCTGCAGCGCGAGGCCATATGCCGGCTGATTGCCGTGCACCAGGTGCCGTTTTTTGCGTTTGGCATGTCCCGCAGCGGCCAGTCGCCGGAGTTCATCCTGCGCGAGCTGTCCTGGCAGGTGGATTTGCACCTGCTGTGCATGCTGGCCCGGGCCGATATCCTGGGCCGCATCTGCCCCGATGTGGAGGGCGTGCTGCTCAATATCGCGCTGCTGCGCGAGCTGGCGCTGGAAGAAGACTGTCTGCGCTCGCCGCGCCGCTTTGCCTCGGCCGAGACGGCGCTGCGCTATTTCCGTGGCGCCCAGCTGCATCCCGACTACGCCCTGCATGAAGCGCCGGGCTCCGACGTCATCGTCATGTGCGGCCTGCCGGCCAGTGGCAAAAACACCTGGGTGGCCGAGCACCATGCCGACAGGCCCGTGGTCTCTTTCGACGATGCGCGCGCTGAACTGGGCCTGCGCCATGGCCAGAACGACGGCGCGGCCGCCCACCGGGCGGTGGACAAGGCCAAGGCCTTGCTGCGCAGCCATGCGCCCTTTGTGTGGAATGCCACGCATTTGTCGCGGCAAATGCGAGGCAAGACCCTGGACCTGTGCCTGGCCTATGGCGCACGCGTGCAGCTCGTCCATCTGGAAGCCAGCAAGAGCGAGCTTTTGGCGCGCAACCGCGCACGCGACACCACGCTGAGCAACGCCGCGCTGCTGGCCATGCTGGGGCGCTGGGAGGTGCCTTTGCCTACCGAAGCCCATGGGCTGTCGCTGCTGACCGCTTGA
- a CDS encoding lipoprotein has translation MKKILALAAAAFVLSGCAVYHDRHGDRYDDGYKKPHPHGCPPGQAKKGNC, from the coding sequence GTGAAAAAAATACTGGCTCTGGCCGCTGCGGCCTTTGTTTTGAGTGGCTGTGCTGTCTACCATGATCGCCACGGCGACCGCTATGACGATGGCTATAAAAAGCCCCATCCCCATGGTTGCCCTCCGGGGCAGGCCAAGAAGGGCAACTGCTGA
- a CDS encoding AAA family ATPase yields the protein MKKTIAAGELQPLLAQRQQHLAEIAAQLKTELFGIDEVIDRVIDSVRAWYVLPQCITRPVIVCLWGLTGTGKTQLTRRLAQLLGFYDRFVEVQMDGFSNGAGSYRGSSIASMLEDSGIDEGAPGILVLDEFQRYRTKDNKGEDAKAERYQDVWMLLSDGRLPPPLGALVDIERKLAGQQYDAERDDEEKPDKAYRFRLDAWDAQELKRSFKLHEPLTEIMQWPSERVHQLFVQFREAQQHWETDYSRLLVFVCGNLDEMYRETAQRVEDCDTDADIFHRLTQRLSVIDVKKALSERFKPEQIARLGNNHVIYPSLSRATYERLIHELCAGYVHDIKAQTDVQLELGADVLDALYANSVFPAQGTRPLFSAVHAILSSTLVKTTLWALEQGLDLQRPVHISLAADRRHLLASGLLQDSDIQTSERFAVTLDLDRLKQRANADFRALLAVHEAGHGLVYALLFGQAPQEIKINIASFEGGYNSFASLKATTRQNALDMMCVSLAGRVAEDLVFGKMACTAGSESDYKQATALAARHIRYHGFGTRISRTDVTSETEDHLNTDVAPSNQAIEELLQAQYQRTRALLEQQHPAFGATVDALMARGSITPQEMGTLMAGFGMALRMPSEQPDDSLVLEPFAERLAAFRAGQA from the coding sequence ATGAAGAAGACCATTGCTGCAGGCGAACTGCAGCCCCTGCTGGCCCAGCGCCAGCAACACCTGGCCGAGATTGCGGCCCAGCTCAAGACCGAGCTGTTCGGCATCGACGAGGTCATAGACCGCGTCATCGACAGCGTGCGTGCCTGGTATGTGCTGCCCCAGTGCATTACCCGCCCCGTCATCGTCTGCCTCTGGGGCCTCACCGGCACGGGCAAGACCCAGCTCACGCGCCGCCTGGCCCAGCTGCTGGGTTTTTACGACCGCTTTGTGGAAGTGCAAATGGATGGCTTCAGCAATGGCGCGGGCAGCTATCGCGGCTCCTCCATTGCCTCCATGCTCGAAGACTCGGGCATTGACGAGGGCGCGCCCGGCATCCTGGTGCTGGACGAGTTCCAGCGCTACCGCACCAAGGACAACAAGGGCGAGGATGCCAAGGCCGAGCGTTACCAGGACGTGTGGATGCTGCTGTCCGACGGCCGCCTGCCCCCGCCCCTGGGCGCGCTGGTGGACATAGAGCGCAAGCTGGCCGGCCAGCAGTACGACGCCGAGCGCGACGATGAAGAAAAGCCCGACAAGGCCTATCGCTTCCGCCTCGACGCCTGGGATGCCCAGGAGCTCAAGCGCAGCTTCAAGCTGCACGAGCCGCTGACCGAAATCATGCAATGGCCTTCGGAGCGCGTGCACCAGCTGTTCGTGCAGTTTCGCGAGGCCCAGCAGCACTGGGAGACCGACTACAGCCGTCTGCTGGTCTTTGTCTGCGGCAACCTCGACGAGATGTACCGCGAGACGGCCCAGCGCGTGGAGGACTGCGACACCGATGCCGACATCTTCCACCGCCTGACCCAGCGCCTGTCCGTCATCGACGTGAAAAAGGCCCTGTCCGAGCGCTTCAAGCCCGAGCAGATCGCACGCCTTGGCAACAACCATGTGATCTACCCCTCGCTGAGCCGCGCCACCTACGAGCGCCTGATCCACGAGCTGTGCGCCGGCTATGTGCATGACATCAAGGCCCAGACCGATGTGCAGCTGGAGCTGGGTGCCGATGTGCTGGATGCGCTGTATGCCAACTCGGTCTTCCCGGCCCAGGGCACGCGGCCGCTGTTCTCTGCCGTGCATGCCATTCTGAGCAGCACCCTGGTCAAGACCACGCTGTGGGCGCTGGAGCAAGGCCTGGATCTGCAGCGCCCCGTGCACATCAGCCTGGCTGCGGACCGCCGCCATCTGCTGGCCAGCGGCCTGCTGCAAGACAGTGACATCCAGACCAGCGAGCGCTTTGCGGTCACGCTGGACCTGGACCGCCTCAAGCAGCGCGCCAATGCCGACTTCCGCGCCCTGCTTGCGGTGCACGAGGCCGGCCACGGCCTGGTCTATGCCCTGCTGTTCGGCCAGGCACCCCAGGAGATCAAGATCAACATCGCCTCCTTCGAGGGCGGCTACAACAGCTTTGCCAGTCTCAAGGCCACCACACGCCAGAACGCGCTGGACATGATGTGCGTGAGCCTGGCCGGCCGCGTGGCCGAGGATCTGGTGTTTGGCAAGATGGCCTGCACCGCGGGCTCGGAAAGCGACTACAAGCAGGCCACGGCCCTGGCGGCGCGCCATATCCGCTACCACGGCTTTGGCACACGCATCAGCCGCACCGATGTGACTTCGGAAACCGAAGACCACCTCAACACCGATGTGGCCCCCAGCAACCAAGCCATAGAGGAGCTGCTGCAAGCCCAATACCAGCGCACCCGTGCGCTGCTGGAGCAGCAGCACCCCGCCTTTGGCGCCACGGTAGATGCCCTCATGGCCCGAGGCTCCATCACGCCGCAGGAGATGGGTACGCTCATGGCCGGCTTTGGCATGGCGCTGCGCATGCCCAGCGAGCAGCCCGACGACAGCCTGGTGCTGGAGCCCTTTGCCGAGCGCCTGGCGGCGTTCCGTGCCGGCCAAGCCTGA